A single Catharus ustulatus isolate bCatUst1 chromosome 7, bCatUst1.pri.v2, whole genome shotgun sequence DNA region contains:
- the LOC122149413 gene encoding mitogen-activated protein kinase kinase kinase 20-like translates to MVRWFSFQFISLTQLLPSFDICAWTEEDVFFWMQQLTRKGDTSGEMSVYASLFKEHHITGKQLLLLEEEDLKDMGIVSRGHIIHLKTAIEKLTHDYLNLFHFPPLIKDSAGGAEESIEKVVNLELVFGYHLKPGNGPKDCKWKMYMEMDGDEIAITYIKDVTFNTNLPDVEILKMTKPPFVMEKWIVGIEEHQSVECVVTYESDVRAPKSTRHIQAICWSKVKAQDEVEAVQLLIQTSLPNSEGNSRSRSDSGTDSQWMQTLRMHQIAKAISLQHGHPHSPSTVTQYLPYLRSQDSYAAAVRRTRAPVSHQFTSISHSRNSSPLSHSFMRNFSSLHLNSKGSSASSTASDTPSERDRSAGKGRNASHSAASRSSSDGRRSGTSSPVPPRHSARPSRTSLPAAGPASQHRRYPRAPPQPTAIPGMPPQGDSEPRRGEGESRASEGGWIKVQHARKPHRQAAGKPGKDRARGSWRGRRMF, encoded by the exons tttttctggATGCAACAACTTACTAGAAAAG GCGATACTTCAGGTGAAATGAGTGTCTATGCTAGCTTGTTTAAGGAACATCATATCACTGGGAAGCAATTGCTGCTTCTAGAAGAAGAGGATTTAAAGGACATGGGAATTGTTTCCAGAGGACACATCATCCATTTAAAG actGCTATTGAGAAGTTAACCCATGACTACCTAaatctgtttcattttccaCCATTAATTAAG GATTCTGCAGGTGGAGCTGAAGAAAGCATAGAGAAAGTAGTGAATCTTGAACTTGTTTTTGGTTATCACTTGAAGCCGGGAAATGGTCCAAAG GACTGTAAATGGAAAATGTACATGGAGATGGACGGGGATGAAATTGCAATAACCTACATAAAAGATGTGACATTCAACACTAACCTACCTGATGTAGAGATTTTAAAGATGACAAAG CCACCATTTGTAATGGAGAAATGGATTGTGGGCATAGAAGAGCACCAGTCTGTAGAATGTGTTGTTACGTATGAG AGTGATGTTAGAGCTCCCAAAAGCACGAGGCACATCCAGGCTATCTGCTGGAGCAAGGTGAAAGCACAGGATGAGGTGGAGGCAGTACAGCTCTTGATACAGACCTCGCTCCCCAATTCAGAAGGGAATTCACGGAGCAGATCTGACTCAG GCACTGACAGTCAGTGGATGCAGACTCTGCGCATGCACCAGATAGCAAAAGCCATTTCTCTGCAGCACGGGCACCCCCACAGCCCGAGCACGGTGACCCAGTACCTGCCCTACCTCCGCAGCCAGGACTCATACGCCGCTGCCGTCCGCAGGACACGCGCCCCCGTCAGCCACCAGTTCACGTCCATCAGCCACTCGAGGAATTCCTCTCCCCTGTCACACAGCTTCATGAGAAACTTTTCGAGTCTGCACTTGAACTCAAAAGGTAGCAgtgcctccagcacagcctctgaCACCCCTTCAGAGAGGGACAGGTCTGCTGGCAAGGGCAGGAACGCCTCACACAGCGCTGCCTCCCGCAGCTCCTCGGACGGGCGGCGCAGCGGGACCAGCTCCCCGGTGCCCCCTCGGCACTCGGCCAGACCCAGCAGGACTTCTTTGCCGGCGGCCGGCCCAGCTTCCCAGCACCGCAGGTACCCCCGCGCCCCTCCGCAGCCCACGGCCATCCCTGGCATGCCCCCTCAGGGTGACAGCGAGCCCAGGAGGGGCgaaggggagagcagagccagcgAGGGCGGGTGGATAAAGGTGCAGCACGCAAGGAAACCCCACAGGCAGGCCGCCGGCAAGCCGGGAAAGGACAGAGCCAGGGGCAGCTGGCGGGGCCGGAGGATGTTCTGA